The Acinetobacter shaoyimingii DNA segment AGATTGAAGATTTGAGTGAGCCTGTATTGAACGGATTTTCAAAATACATTCAGGCAAGAAAGCAACATACTGCTTTTAAAGGTTTGGATGGTGTGAAGATTGAGATGACAGCAAAACTCTGCAAAACCTTATATGAGGAAGGTATTGTGCGCTATGTGCAGGTGAGTGCTAAAAAACAGCTTTAAAATATGGGGCACTTACGTTGAGAAAAATAGAGCGATAAAAACAACAAAGCCTCACTAAAAAAGCGAGGCTAAGTAAAATGGTGCCGGCACACGGATTCGAACTGTGGACCTACTGATTACAAGTCAGTTGCTCTACCAACTGAGCTATGCCGGCAACGTGGAGAGAATAATAGCGAATTTTGATAAAAACGCAAGCCAAAAAACGTACAAACGATATAACTGTATGCTTTGAGGCTAAACCGAATGAATAAAATGAATCTCAGACAAGGGGTAAAACAAGTGTCACATCCATGTGATCGTTGATCTACACTATGTCGATCAATAACTCAAAATCATTATTGATCTTCTAACGCTGATTGTTCCTCTGTTATTCTTTTCTATTTTCTTTAAGTTATTATTATTAAGTTTTAAAATACATTTATTTTTATTATGACGTTGTTTTTATTATTATACGAAATCACTTCAATTAATCGTTTAAATTAAATAATAAAAACTTATTCTTTTCTATTTATACAGTCAAAAATGACTGAATAAATAAATTATGGTTCATTATAGATGCAACATCAAAATCATGAATGATTTTATCATTTGCATTTCAAAAACCATGACGTCAAATAAGTCTTTATTGCTAACTGGTTCGCATTATTAATAGCAAATTTGATTTGGTTTGTAAACAAAAAATGAACAAAAATATGTAATTTTTTAAAAAATAATAAATAAGTATTTATTTTTTAATGAAATATTTTTTTTACGCATCGTAAGTGTTGGTAAACCTTGATTTTTTATCAATTTATCATGATTAATATATTTTTCTTATCGTTGTTTTTAATTCATTTTTAAGAAAATGTTATTAATTCTTCTGCTTATATAATTTTAAAATAAATAATCTCATTTATTTATGTGTAATACAGAGTGTTTAAGTCAGATTTTATTTTGCTGAAACATATACGGTTTTATTATAGGACATTTGTATATTATTTTTATATGAGATTTTACATGTATTCAGTTGGTGCTTGAATCAAAGAATTATGTGAAAAACGATGTGCTAGGTCGAGAACGAGCTTGGGGGAGAGTAGAATTTGAGGAAAGATAAGATGGAGCTGAACAGAAAATTCACAAGATGAAAAATTATTTTTGAACCAAAAAAAAGCCTAAACCGATTAAGTATAGACTTTTTTGACGACAGATTTTTGTCGTGGAATTTGGCGGTGAGAGAGTCCGTCAGGTTTAGTATCTAAATACATGAAATAGTTAAATATAAAATTTCATGTAAGTAAATGTACCGACATTTATACCGACATGTTTAATTTAAGACCTCCGTTTCCTCTAAAGATCTTTTTTTAAAGTCTTTTATCCATTGGGCTAATTTTTGAGTATCTTCTTTGATTACTTCAAAATCTGGTGATTGAGAATGTAATTCAAAAGGCTGTGAGTGTTCAAAGACAGAATAACGAGTCATGAGATCATCAATTAGATCACAGTCTTCGATTCGAATTTTTGCAAGAGTTGGTAGTCTACCTTGTGTTTGTAGAGAACGTCTAAAACGCAAGACAACTTCATTTAGAAGTATATATTCTACACATTTTTCAACTTGAGCCCTGAATTCACTACAATAGTTATATGCTTCTCTCTCAAAGTTTTCCACGTCGCCTGCTTTCACATAATTTTCTAATTTAGGTATTAAAGTAGATAACATCTTATTAAGAGCTGTCGTGGGTTTTTCATTTCTAATCGAGGAATTTGAAACAATACCTGTTTCATGCCTAAAGCGAGTAATGTTTTCTATATGAATATTTACAGTTGGATTCGTATTTAGGCACTTAGCTTTCTCTGTGGCTTTTCTTCCCGCATCTTGTACTAATGCTATTAAAGATAATCGATGAGTAAAAATGATGACTTGTCGTTCTTTTGATAATTCAATTAGTCTCTCAACAACTCTTTCCTCAAATACATGATCTAATGAACAAATAGGATCATCAAAGATAAAAGGTGTATTTTGTCCTGAACCAGTGATATCAGCTAAAAAAGCAGCTAATGCAACCACTCGGGTTTCACCTTCACTTAGAACTTGATGAGTCTGAACATCTTTAACTTTGCCTTGAATAGCCAGGTCGAATAGAATTTTACCTTTCCCTTTGGCTACGCTTATAGGCTTAATTGGTATTCTAGTACCACCTAATTTTTTCAGTTCTTCTTCAAATCTTTGGATATATTTTAATTCGAGCTCATCCACTGCTAGTTCGGTTTTCTTTCGAGTTAAAGCAGTAGTACTGCAAAGTTTGAGTGCTTTATCAAATTCTGCAATAGTAATTAAACGGCTTCTTTCAGCTACTAAAGCACTTTTATTCTGGTATAACCATTGAGAGCTTTTAAGTTCTTTTAGTTTTTGTTCTAAAGCTTTTCTAGAATCATCTTCATTTACAGCAATTAAAGATTGTTCTTCTACTTCTATTGTACTTAATTTTCTTTCGTAAGCCTCAGAAATAACATCCCAGTTAAATACTGTTAATTCATTAATGGAATCTGTCTGAAGCACTGTTTCAATCAATACATTTAATTGTTCAAATAGTTCATCAACTAATTCTTTATTAAGTTTTAATTTTTCTAAATGTAATGTCCATTCACCTTGCGTCAAACATGTTTTTAAAGGTGCTAAGAGTTGATCTTTTGCTCGTTCTGCTAAGTTAGCATCATTTTCCAAACTACTTCGAATAAAATCTTCAAAACCATTAAGGCGAGCTTTGGCTATATCTGTTAAGGGTTGATGACAAAGTACACAATTTGCATGTTCACCTGTGAATGGGAAGTTATGATTAGGGTAGGCGATATGTTCCGAGTATTCTTTTGCTTTATTCCATAAAGAAATCCAAACTTCCTGACCTACTCCTTCTAACTCACTATTAGAAAACACACGGTTTGCTTCTACTACAGCTAATTTTCGCTTATATGTAGCCTGATGCTTAGCTTTCACTATGAATTCTAGCGACTTTATAGAAGTTAATTCCTTGAGCTTATCAATATATTGACCAGTTACTTTTAAGCTACTTTTAGTGGCTTCTATCTCCTTTAAAAGAGAGGGAATATCTTGCTTAGCTAGAGTTGCTTCAATCTGAACCCGTTCTTGGTCATCTGTATCAGTGTAAGTACACTTTGAGTCAATAAATTCAATTGTGGTCTTTGCACTCAGTGAATTGATTAAATCTGATGCACTAGAAGAATAAAGATGTACAGGGAGTTGAGGTAGATGTGAAGTTAAAAGATCTTTTTTACTTTGTAAAATTGAATATACTTTGTCGCATACTTTTATAAGCAAAGATATAAACCTCATTCTCATCGGCTCATAAGTTGCTTCACTCTTGTTCATATAAATTTGAGCAGTTTTATTATCAAAAATATGAACATGTTTTAGATTTTGATCTTCTGAACCGTTAGGAAGCCATGAATAGGTATAAGGGGGTTGATTATTCAGGCACACTTCAACATCTGCTGATATAGGGTGCTGGTTATCTGTAAAAATATTACCTAAAATTTCTTCTTGTGCTTTTGAACCACAAATTTTTTTCAATAATCGGGAATAACTAGATTTTCCTGAACCGTTTGAACCAAAAATTACAGTTAAATTACCTCCACCAAAATCTAATGTAGATCCCATTCTTATAGCATTAACACCTGATATATTGGTGATTTTATTGATTCGGGTTTGTGGTTTAATAGCAGCATTATTTAGTGAGCCCGCACTAATAGTTGTAAATTTTCCAGTTAACTCTTTTGCCTCTTGTTCACAAAGAGCGACGAAAGATTCTAATTCTGAATCATTAGGCATTCTTTTATTGGAAATTAAAAATTCAGCGACACTTTGTAACCATTCTGGTCTTTCACAAATCCATTGTTCAAAACTATCTAACTCTACAGTTGGTTGCCCCATCATGTTCATCTAGTTTCCCCTTCTAAAAATATTTGAATTAAAATAATTTTCATAAATATAGTTGATTTTAAATGTTTTTTATTAAAATTAAGAAGTTGTATTTTCGAAATTTTCATATTCTTTTCACTAGATAAGAATATGAAAAGAATAAAAATGGGGTCTGCTAAAGTTAATATTTTGATGCTAACTTAATTGTATTAATGAGCTGTATAAGTGACATAATAAAATCAAATGCAAAAAAAAGACCTAGAAGTTTAATCTAAGTCTTTTTTTGAATCTTGGCGGTGAGAGAGGGATTCGAACCCTCGATACGCGCAAACGTATACACACTTTCCAGGCGTGCTCCTTAAGCCACTCGGACACCTCACCATATAGGCGGTGGATGATAACGAAAAAACACCACTCTGCCAAGTTGAAACAATTGATTTAAAGAAAAAGTTTTTACTGAGTGCTATGATGGTCGAAAAATACTGTCGAAATTATTGAAGATGACCATATGCAAAGTCATGCAAAAAAAGCCGCCTTACCAGCGATCACTTTAGCGGCCCTAGGGGTTGTGTTTGGAGATATTGGAACAAGCCCTTTATATGCATTACGACAATGTTTTCTCACTGCACACATCGCAATTACAGAATCCACAGTATTGGGTATTTTATCCCTAATATTTTGGTGCATGATGCTCACCATTAGTTTTAAGTACGTTACCGTGATTATGCGTGCCGATAACAATGGCGAAGGCGGCATCATGTCGTTATTGGCACTCAACTTACGTTCAACACGGTTTGCCGATAACAAAAAGATTTACCTCATTGCCCTAGGGTTTATTGGTGCTTCACTCTTTTTTGGTGACGGCATTATTACACCTGCCATTTCTATTCTGTCTGCAATTGAAGGCTTGAGCGTTGCCACGCCCATGTTTAACCAATGGTTACTGCCACTAGCCATTGTGATTTTGACAGGGCTGTTTATCGTACAGCGGCATGGTACAGGGATAATGGGTAAATTCTTTGGTCCATTAACCCTCATTTGGTTTTTATCTATTGGTTTGCTCGGACTATGGAGTGTCATGCAAACGCCATTCGTTTTGGCGATGGTGAGTCCACACTGGGCAATCAGTTTCATCATCCATCAGCCTTATGTGGCGTTTTTAACCATGGGTGCCGTGATCCTGACCATTACAGGTGGTGAAGCGCTCTACGCAGACATGGGGCACTTTGGACGCTTACCGATTAAACTGGCATGGTTTACTGTGGTATTGCCGTGTTTATTACTGAATTATGCAGGGCAAGGTGCACTGTTACTTCGGGATCCAAACGCCTTAGAAAATCCATTTTATCTCCTTATCCCGGAATGGGCGCTTTACCCCATGATTGGATTGGCGACAGCTGCAGCGGTGATTGCATCTCAAGCGGTAATCACTGGGGTATTCTCCATGGTGAATCAAGCGATTCAATTGCGCTATTTGCCTCGATTAACTGTGTTGCACACTTCAGATGTGGAACAAGGTCAGATTTATGTACCGTTTATCAACTGGGTACTTTTTATCTCTGTCGTCATTCTCATCTTGCTGTTCGAAAATAGTGCCAACTTAGCCAGTGCTTATGGTGTCGCTGTGACCATGACCATGCTCTGCGGTACGATTCTTATCTCGATATTGGCTTATGGTGTTTGGCGCTGGCCAATGTGGAAGGTGGCGTTATTTGCCATACCATTACTGCTCATCGACCTTGTCTTTGTTGGTTCAACTTCACTCAAAATTATGGGGGGAGGATGGGTACCAATTCTCATTGGTGCAATGGTATACACCATTTTGATGACGTGGAAAGATGGACGTCAAATCGTACTCAATCGTATGAGTTCCGATGCACTTCCTATGGATTTGTTCATTAAAAGCATCAGTATGGGCGATGAAACTCTCATTGTTCCAGGCAATGCGGTCTTTTTAACAGGGACACCTGATTTAGTACCTCATGCGATGCTACATAATATCAAGCATAACAAGGTCTTACATGAGCGTAATATCATGATTACGGTGATTACCCGTGATGTGCCTTATGTGCCTGATATTGAACGTATTCGTGTGGAACAGTTGGATGAACGATTCTTCCGTATCTTTATGTATTATGGTTTTAAAGATCAGCCGAATGTCCCTGAAGCATTGAAACAAGCTTATGATCAGGCCAATGTAGAATTTGACATGATGCAGATCAGCTTCTTTATTTCTCGGGATCGCTTGGTTCATACCGTTGGCGATGGTATGGCGCCGTGGCGTGAAAAACTATTTATTTCCATGCAACGAAATACCAGCCCTGTGAGTGATTTTTATCAGATACCACCAAACCGTGTGGTGGAGATGGGAAGTCAAATCGAAATTTAGCTTAATTTAAGCGTTCAACATGCTCTAAGTTTACATTTTAAATGATTGATACTAGGGGCTGTTGTCATTTGACAGATGACTACAATGTCCACAGACCCTAGACCCTAAAAAGCCAAGTTATATAACTTGGCTTTTTTATGCATCATATTTTTAAATCAGGCACTTATTGCGCAGGAATTTGACCTGCATCAGGTGCTTCTGACTGAGCATTAGGCTGTTCAACAGGGCTCGAGTTTACATCAGCATTGGCAGCAGGAGCACTCGATGCTGGAGCATTGGTTTGCGGATCAATTGCAGTAGCATCAGCAGGTGCTGTAGTAGATGGTGCTGATGTCGCAACTTGTCCCTGATCAGAAATGACTTTGACCTTGCCGCTTTCAACAAGTTCTTTGATTGAACCCGGTTGACCATTTACGGTAGTGGTAATTTTAGCTTTAGATAGGCTTTCTAAAGTTTCCCCTGGTTGAATAGCAGGCTCTGCAAAAGCAAATACACTCGCTAAAGACAAACTCGTCATAAGCCCCATTTTTAAAATCTGAATATTCATAACAAACTCCTCTTGTTTTTTAAAAGCAAATATTCCAAAGAAAATTCGCAATGAGCAATGAATTGTTTTATACCTTGTCATAATTATTGTTTCAAATTCAATTAAATATACGTAATTTTACAAATTTCCTTTATAAACATTCGTATAAGAACAACAAATTGTTACTTATATTGTAGATAAAATAAGCAGTAATTGTAGAAGCTTTATTCACTTGAAAATTCACCAGATATACTTGCTATGGATAGCTTGTTAAGCTGTGCAAAAATCGGCTGTTCGTGGCTCTTCCGGCACCCCAACATAGTCGAATAAGCTTTAAAATCAGGTGTTATATAATTGAAAAATGTAGTCCTTAAAAGTGTATTGGGTGTGGTTGCTGCAGGTAGTTTTGCTTTTGCATTTGGTGAAGAAAAAATAACCCAATATATTCCTTTTACCAACACAACGATTGATACGACATGTTTAAAGCAATTTTATCGTGACGAACCTCCTGTTATTGTCAAAGAAAGCCTGAAAAAAAATACCTATCCGCTGTGTTTCAATGGTTTTAATGTCATGTATTCTGGCGTGTCCAAAACACCACTTTGGACTGCCGAATATTTGTCCGTGAGTCGGTTAAGCCAAAAAATTAAGCGTGAAGATAGTTTCCATGAGGAACTGCGTGTAGATGCAAGTGATCGAGCAACATTAGCTGACTATAAAGCATCAGGTTATGACCGAGGGCATATGTCCCCAAATGCTGACATGCCAACCAAAGAGTCACAGTTTGATAGTTTCTCTTTAGCCAATATGGTGCCGCAAGCGCCTAAAAATAATCAGCAGGTTTGGCGTGAATTAGAAGAAGCAGTAAGAGCCATCGTCACCAAGCAAAAACAAGACGTTTATGTGGTGACTGGTCCTATTTTTAGTGGAAAAAAACTAAAAACCATTGGTAAAGGAGTGATTGTTCCTACGGCAGTTTTTAAGGCCATCTATTTACCAAGTAAGGGAATTATTGGCGCATATTATGCGCCGAATGACAACTCACTACAGGTCAAAGTAATCAGTGTGTGCCAATTGGAAGAAGAAATTGGCATGAATATTTTTCCTCAGCTGACGACCGATCAAAAGCGAAATACCTATAAATTGCCGCTTAGTTCGACTCAAGTCAAAGCCAATAAAATGATTGAATATGCGCATTGGGATGGGGAAAGTCAGTGTGCTGTAGATGTGTCGGATGAGCAAATTCAAGTTTTACAAAAGCAATTCTCTCAATCAGGGGGAAGTCTGACAAAGGCGACTACAACCAAGACATCGATATCTAAAACCACAGAAAATACAGCGCAAAAGGACCCGCAATCCGATACAGCAGAGCAAATGGCGCAGGACATCCTAGAGAAAATCTTGTCAGCAATTTGGCAGTATTTTGTACAAATGTTGAAATAATGAAATGCTGATAGATGTGCAGTCACATCAAAAATATTATATGTTGTGGGAACAATAAGCAGAATGAATGAGAAATAAGCGATGTTTAAACCTTTTCAAGTGGGTACTGAATCCCATGCTATTCATGATCTGACCATTGAAAATGGCTTAGATCGTATTAATATTTATGGCAATTTACAAATCGGTAAAGATCAGCAAGGGCTCAATGCAGCAAAGACATTGCAAGCATTGCTTAATCAGGTGGTCAGTGCTTTAGAGCATGAGCAGAATTTACCTGAAAAAGTTCAAGTCCAAAATGAGAAAGAGATTGAAAATCCTTTTTTGTAAATTTTAGAGTATTCAGTTAAATGTTAAAAAAGCCTGCTTAAGCAGGCTTTTTTAAACGTTAATTTTTAAGATTTAATGCGGATCGCGTTCGCCTGCAAATCCTTTATAAATAAGTGCCCCAATAACACCACCAATAATTGGTGCAACCCAGAATACCCAAAGTTGGCTTAATGCTTGAGTTTCAGCAAAGAACGCCACCCCAGTACTACGAGCAGGGTTAACTGAAGTATTGGTCACAGGAATACTGATTAAATGAATAAGTGTTAATGCAAGACCAATTGCAATCGGAGCAAAACCAGCAGGCGCACGACGATCAGTCGCACCCATAATAATGATTAAGAAGAATGCGGTTAATACAATTTCAATCAGAATCACCGAGCTTAAGGCATATTTCCCTGGTGATAAATCACCATATCCATTGGTTGCAAAACCACCCGTTCCTGGGAAACCTGCTTGTCCTTGAACAATTAAATAAAGTACGAAAGCTGCAGCAACTGCACCGACAACTTGAGCAACAATATAAGGAATGAGGTCTTTGGCATCAAAACGTCCACCGACCCATAAACCGACACTCACGGCAGGGTTAAAGTGACCACCTGAAATATGACCTAATGCATAAGCAGCTGTTAAAACGGTAAGACCGAATGCCAATGCGACACCAGCAAAGCCGATACCGAGTTCTGGAAATGCTGCAGCCAACACTGCGCTACCACATCCACCAAAAACGAGCCAAAACGTTCCTAAAAATTCTGCTAAATATTTATTCATTGATTTTTTCCTGTTTTGTTTTTCTAAATAGACGACGAGAAAACCCAAGATCGTCACGGTCAGATATTAATTCATTTTTCCTATTTGTGTTTAAAAAATGATGATTGACCTTAGTGTTTTTGTTTCATTGAACGCCATTGTTGTGGCGTTACCCCCATCCACTGTTTAAATGCGCGTTGAAAAGCGCTTTGTTCTGAATAACTTAACAGCAAAGAAATTTCTTGTAAACTAAGATATGGATCTTGTAAATATTCGAGTGCAAGAACCTTTCTGACATTTTGCAGTGTCTGTTGGTAGGTGGTGTTTTGCTGACTTAAGTAACGTTGTAGTTGACGTACAGATAAGTTTAATTGTGATGCAATATATTCAATTTGAAAGTTATTTTTTTGCAGTCCCTTAGAGATACTCTTTCGTAGACGCTCACTCATTTCAAATTGTGAAGGCAATTCATCCAACAAGGTCTGTGCCTGTTGGGTTAACAGATGTTGTAAAATATGATCTGATTGTTTGGTTGCCATATCTAAGGTCTTTATGGGCAATATAATTTGCATACGAGGTTGCGAGCACTTGACCTTACAATCAAAAAAACTTTCATAAATTTTAATATTTTGTGGGTTGTGTCTTAGGTGTACTTCATTGATTGGTATCTCATCAATGGCTAGATGCGTCCGTAAAAAATGAATAAACGTTGCTAATGAAACCTCATCAGACACTGAATTTCCAGAAAATGGCGAGATGTTTGGCCATGTGATACACAGATGAGATGCTGTCGTATTAAATTGAATGGGTTTTCCATCGTATATAAGTCTATGAAAAGATTTGTATTTAATAAAAAATTCAGTCAGGTTTTCACAAGTTAGACTGATGTATCCAATTACGCCTAAATGTTTAGGTTGTACCCATTTTGCGATATCTAGACCTAATCCATCAATGGGGTATTGTTTGTGTATCTCTTTGAGTAATTGATACCAAATCTTTAAATCAAATCTTTCAAGATTTTGAATTTCAATTAATTTTTCTGATACAGACAAGCCTTTTTTCTGACAATATGTATAGAGCAGATGTCCAAATCCGCCATAAATTGAGCCTGTATAACTCTTTAGTTCTTCCATGATGTTTACTTGTTATATTTAGGTTTAAAGATGTAAATAATTAATTTACTTTTACCATAATGTTAAAGTCGCTATCAATAAGATTGTTAAGTTTTTCTAAATTATTTACACATCAAATTAACGGTTTATTACGAGTCATTGGCATGAAAATAATTTTTTTGTCGTAAATAGTCAATAAAATGCTGACGAATTGTCAATATTTTTTAAATCCGTGGCGCTATAGTCATTGTACGGTAATCAAATGTTTGATCTTCCAGGTTTGTTTTATCTTTTGTTGGTTATCGTATTTTCACCAAATACCACGCGCTGTAGGTTTTCTTGGTTTGCGGAGTCTTAGGACTCCGTTTTTTTATTCATTTTTTATTCATAATGCTTAACGATAAAAAAAGAGGCAAAATGCCTCTTTCTTTCTATGCGCTGAATGTTATAGGCGCATTTCAATACCTTGGTCTGCAAGATATTGTTTTGCTTCAGGAATTGTATGCTGTCCAAAATGGAAAATTGATGCAGCGAGCACAGCATCAGCACCACCATGTAAAATACCATCTGCTAAATGTTGTAAACAGCCTACGCCACCAGAGGCAATGGTTGGAATAGTTACACGATCATTAATTTGACGCATTAATGCCAAGTCATAACCCGCTTTGGTACCGTCGGCATCCATTGAAGTTACGAGTAATTCACCTGCACCATACTCAGCCATTTTGACAGACCATTCAATCGCATCAATCCCAGTCGGTTTACGACCACCGTGAGTAAAGATTTCCCATTTATTGTCACCTGTTTTTTTCGCATCAATCGCGACCACAATGCATTGTGCACCGAAACGTTGAGATGCTTCTTGAACAAATTCTGGGTTAAATACCGCAGCAGAGTTGATGCTGACTTTATCTGCACCAGCATTGAGTAATAAACGAATATCCTCAACTTTACGAACACCGCCACCGACAGTTAGTGGAACAAACACACTTTCAGCCATGCGTTCTACGGTTCGATAAGTGGTGTCACGTCCATTTGAGGTCGCTGTGATGTCAAGGAAAGTAATTTCGTCTGCACCTTGTTCGTTATAACGACGTGCAACTTCAACGGGATCACCTGCATCACGAATATCGAGGAACTGAACACCTTTCACCACTCGACCATTATCTACGTCTAGGCAAGGAATAATACGTTTAGCGAGCATAATTTTTTCCAAAAATAACAGCCGATTATGAAACTAAGTGACTCAGGTGCTACACCTACATAGTCGAAGCGGGTATTCTATCAAAATTATGTAAGTTTTTTTGCAGGTTTTATATGTCGGTTTATACCACTTTGACTTTAAAGGAAGTTCAGGATTTTGCAGCACCTTATGGATTAGAGGTGATTGACCTGATTCCCATTCAAGGAGGTATTCAAAATACAAACTATTTTTTAGTGGCTCAAGATGGTTCACAGTTTGTACTTACTATATTTGAAGAAATGGATGAGCAAGGTGCAGGGGAATTGGTGCCTGTTCTTGAACATTTGGGGCAACAAGGTTTAGCTGTTCCTGTTCCATTGAATCATGCAGGTAAAGCCATTCATACGCTAAAGGATAAACCTGCACAAATTGCACCGCGTCTCATGGGGCAACATCCCATGCCATCCAACATTGAACAAGTGAAAGCCATCGCAGTGGCACAAGCCAAAATTCATGTGGCTTTAAAGGATTTTCCACTTGAGCGTGCGGAATATCGTAATCATGATTATTGGTTAAATGTAGCAAAAGGGATTAAACCGACTTTAAATCCTGCCGATACCGTTCTGTTAAATAGTTTGTTGGGCTTATACGATGCATTAACAGTGATGTATCCAAACCGACCTAAAGGTTTTATTCATTCCGATTTGTTCCGTGATAATACGTTGTTTGATGGTGATCAGCTTAACGGTATTTTGGACTTTTATGAGCTGAATAAAGATGAATTGTTGTTTGATATTGCTATTACCATCAATGATTTCTGTACAGAATATCCTGATGTGCATTTGAATGAGGCCAAAGCAACGGCATTTTTAGAATCCTATGAAACAGTTCGTCCGCTGACTTCTGACGAAAAAGCCTGTTTAGAATTATATTTAGCCATGGCAGCAGGGCGTTTCTGGATGATGCGTTTACAAGTGGCGCAAAAAAATGCTGAGCAGGGGCGTACAGGAGATGACATTTTGCAAAAAAATCCTTTAGAAATGCGCAACATGTTGGTTGAACGGTTAAAATTCGTGACTGCTTAAATCTTTAAATTTGATAAAAAAGGACTGAAAATGCGTGATCAGGGGCGATTGGTTGATTGGAATGATGAAAAAGGTTTTGGATTTATACAGCCCAATGATTCCAGTAAAGATCGCGTGTTTTTACATATTAAAAGTTTTGCACGTCCAGGACCACGCCCCATCATCGGTTGTGCTTTAGAATATGTGGTGCAACTCGATGCGCAGGGGCGTTATCGTGCGGTTCAGGTGACCTATTTAAAAGCTTCGCAAGCTAAAGCGAAGCCTTATAAAACTAAGAAAACATCGAATACTCAGCAGAACACGCAAAAATTGCAACCGATTCAAATTGCAGCTGTTATCTATATTTTATTTTTGGCTGTTTTCGTGATCTCAGGTTTGCTCAGCGGATTGGTGGTCTTATTGATCAGCATCATCAATCTCATGAC contains these protein-coding regions:
- a CDS encoding DUF1294 domain-containing protein produces the protein MRDQGRLVDWNDEKGFGFIQPNDSSKDRVFLHIKSFARPGPRPIIGCALEYVVQLDAQGRYRAVQVTYLKASQAKAKPYKTKKTSNTQQNTQKLQPIQIAAVIYILFLAVFVISGLLSGLVVLLISIINLMTYWFYAQDKEAAQNDQRRIPENTLHLLSFLGGWPAANLAQQKLRHKTQKQPFRKIYFCTIVCNIILILWLISPLNILKV
- a CDS encoding homoserine kinase, with product MSVYTTLTLKEVQDFAAPYGLEVIDLIPIQGGIQNTNYFLVAQDGSQFVLTIFEEMDEQGAGELVPVLEHLGQQGLAVPVPLNHAGKAIHTLKDKPAQIAPRLMGQHPMPSNIEQVKAIAVAQAKIHVALKDFPLERAEYRNHDYWLNVAKGIKPTLNPADTVLLNSLLGLYDALTVMYPNRPKGFIHSDLFRDNTLFDGDQLNGILDFYELNKDELLFDIAITINDFCTEYPDVHLNEAKATAFLESYETVRPLTSDEKACLELYLAMAAGRFWMMRLQVAQKNAEQGRTGDDILQKNPLEMRNMLVERLKFVTA
- the hisF gene encoding imidazole glycerol phosphate synthase subunit HisF is translated as MLAKRIIPCLDVDNGRVVKGVQFLDIRDAGDPVEVARRYNEQGADEITFLDITATSNGRDTTYRTVERMAESVFVPLTVGGGVRKVEDIRLLLNAGADKVSINSAAVFNPEFVQEASQRFGAQCIVVAIDAKKTGDNKWEIFTHGGRKPTGIDAIEWSVKMAEYGAGELLVTSMDADGTKAGYDLALMRQINDRVTIPTIASGGVGCLQHLADGILHGGADAVLAASIFHFGQHTIPEAKQYLADQGIEMRL